Genomic DNA from Corylus avellana chromosome ca4, CavTom2PMs-1.0:
tgagttttttttttttaaataaaaaataaaattgtaggtgcaatttagtatttttcattatttccgTTAGAGAAAACGGAAATGGTTAACAGATGGGccatattgaaaatttttgaaactttgatgggGTGCATTGCAACTTTTGAAACATTGGatgttaaattaaaaatggcatgaaactttggggggtaaagtgtaatttccctttaatttttttgataagtaattggccCTATGGGGAGGGGAAGAGGAGATACAGACTAGTGACTTCTACTTATGAGACGTGGGCCCCAGCCGATTGGGTTACCCTTTGGGGTTAAATGTGATGCAATTTAACTGACTAATGGAAGATTTTGGTTGGCTTTTTTCTCCTGTTTGATTAGATTTTTTCTTGCCTTCTTATTTGGGATATAATGGAAGAAATGAGATCCAGGTTCCAGAAGGTGTTAACACTTGGCCAAAGTGGATAGGGATATAGCCATCCATAGGATTTGATTATGTTCTTGATGTACTGCCTTTAGCCTAGTAAGCTGAcggtatatatatgtttttagaCACACGCGTGCGCGTACACACACAAGTATGTATTATCTAAGTAAGTGTAAACACAATAGTTACCTCTGTCcttgttaattctttagttttgcAAGCGTCTTCTCCATTTGTTCTATTGAGCATGCCTTCTTGTTGTTGgcatgtgtgtttgtgtgtgttttctTTTAGCTATACACACACGCACACTATTGGGGAAATCTTTTTGTTCATGAGTTAGCTCTGTTGATGGGCATAACTCGCATTCGAGTTTCTGTATTTAATCACTTGCTGGTTCATTTGGTTAGATATATACAGCAGCAAGCATCTCCAACAAATAGAGCAATATGCGATTATCATGTTTTCAATACTTATTTTTACAAGAAGCTCACAGAGGCTGTTTCATACAAGGTATTTGTTTCTCTTGGTTTCTGTTTTCCATAATCAAATTCTTGTTTCCAGATTTTGATGCTGTAGAGTCTTTTTTAGTTGGGTTTTGCAAATGCCGAACTGTAGAACTAAGGTTTTGAGCTAGTTGTTGGCACTGTTAGATTTGTTTTGGATTTGGTCGTGGATGGAGCAATTTGATAGTAATTTTGATATACCTGCATATGTGGCACGagttcacatttttttttttttgtatttatttttcagtAGTGGTGATTATAGGTTGTGTGTTTATTCAGTTTATCTGAGCAAAAAAATTGCTCTACCTTGGATAAATTTTTGACATTTACGTTTGATATGATAATGCATTTTCTTCTGCCCAGTCCATCTCTAACTCATATCCCCTTATGTAGGGAAATGACAAGGAGAATTTTTTTGTCAAGTTCAGAAGGTGGTGGAAGGGTGTCAACATATTTCAGAAGGCTTATGTACTTATTCCGATACATGAAGAGTAAGTTTTTTCAGTTGATTTGGATTTCTGTAAAACAGTCAGAGTGACGGTTATGGATGTTGATTCTTACTCAAAAGAGCCATATTAGGAAGAATGTTGCATATTCACAAATGAGATTGAGtgggaattttttattttttatttatttttcagaaaGCATTCTTTTGTGTTCTTAGTGCAAATCCTAAGTTATTGTTACCATGACCAGAATGGTATAGCTTATATTCTGTAATTATTATGAGAGACGTCTGTACTCGCCCAAAgtgttctctttcttttattctcATAATAAAACTGTTAACACAGAAATAGAAGAAGGTGAAATTACACGAATGAGACACTTTACCCGTGGGCTCTCTCCTGGCCCTGTTATTATTGCTGCTCACGGAAAACAGATGAATGGATTGATCTTGCAAGTAAAACACTTCCGCCTTATGTGGGAATTATTGAAACTAGGCCCCTGGCATAGTGTTGATTAACTTTCCTGTCCATGTAGTTGGTACCACACTGTAAAAGCGCCTGGGCTAAGATGAATTCTGCTTTGTTTACTGCGGAAGAGGCTGGTCTGCTATCCTTGTTTTAGGCACCTAGAAGAATACTGGCATAAATTGGAAGTAGACTAAATATTAGATACAATGTTCAATACCATGCTCAGGTATAGATTATATAATAAAGGAGTAATGCTAGACCTataactcttttacaacttCTTGATGCTTGTCAACATGTTATTGGAGTTACATtaactactaaaaaaatttagCAACATCCAATCACATGCCGACTCGTGTCAACAggttgtaaaagagttgtaggTCTAGCATTTTCTATAAAAAAGTTACGGGCCATTATTTCACTATTTATCATCTCAAAGTGGTGTATGATAATGATTTAGAAACAAGTGGTATGGAGTATTACCATCTGGAAGAAAGGAAGTCTAGAAGAAAGCAAAATTAGCAAAGAAAATAGGGTCAATTGAACAAGAGGTTATTTAGACTACATATTCAAGCACGAATGCAAACTTATGTAGTATTACCATTATTGTATTAGCACTGCATACATAGTTGAGTGTCTCAAGTGGTGCATAATGCATGATTCAGTCCCTTAAGATGTCGAGTTCATTATACCTTCAGCTAATAGTAGTGGCTACATTCCAAGCAACATGTGAAAATCATAAATCTTAAAATACAGGAAGCTTTCTGCTCCGTACCCCATCTATTGTCTGGTTAAAATCACTGCAAACCTTTTTACTTTATGTTGTtacttatcacaaaaaaaaaaaaaaaaaaaaaaggttacttatcaccaaaaaaaaaaaaaaaaaaacttactttaTGTTGTTGATGTTTACAGTCTTCATTGGAGCTTGGTGATTATATGTATCCCAAACAAGGAAGATGAATCAGGGCCAATTATTCTTCATTTGGATTCGTTAAGGCTTCACTCAAGCCAATCGATTTTTCAGAACATCAAATGGTGAGACAAAAAGAAGCCTTGGCCAACCATTTAAGGATGGTTATGTTTTATATCGTGTACTATTTTGTAAGTTTGGAAAACAGATGCATCTTTCGTCATTTGTTAATGTCATTAAGTTTTGTTTCTGTTAACAGTATTGCCATTAGTTTTATCCTCAactaaaatgcatttttagtgTCAGAAGCATAAAAATCAAGTGAGTAATTTCTTCTTAAGTTGTTCGGAGGTTTAGAGTGTTGGAAGTGTGCGGCACCATTACAAGAATTGCAATGTGCACTAGTCCTTTCATAATGTGATTGAATCGTTATACCAGAAATTTTAAGTGGGTCAAGTTTATAGATGAAGGTTTCTTAGTTAATACGTTTTTATCCTATAATATATATGTCAGGCAGAATAATAATGTGTATGATTTCTTATCCTGCATTTCATATGATTATTTTGttcacttttttaatattttctttttcttcttttaggtGAGTATTTCGTAAAAGAATAATTTGAAGTTCTTTAGAAAACTCTAAGAGTTTTCTTAGCGGTTCATCTTACATTTGGAATTCATGTTTTGTCACATGAGAGCCCCACAAGTAAGCTTTTGTTTGAGAAGCTTGGATATTGGAGAGGGCTGCAAACTCATACTTGACATTTTGACCACTAAGCTTTTTGTGTGAAAACTGTGTTTACCCTATTGGTTTGATCttagagaaatattttttaactaatgtaagctagttttttttattgatttgggAAATATTTTCTCGAATCAGCTATTCATTTGAATGCCTTCATAATGTCATTATTATTCATTAACTCTATTGATTCCGATCATTTAGACATATTCTTCATACTTCTAAAGTAAGTTTATGAACTAATAATATTGCTATGGCAAAACATGCTTTTCGTATCAGCTATGCATTACAATGCCTTcttaatgtaatttttaaagcTAAGAAATGGTATAAATTGTGCTCTGCAGCTTTCTGAAAGAAGAATGGAACTATTTGGGTCAAGAAGTTACTCCTTCAGATCTTCCAATTGCAGACCACATATGGAAACAGCTCCCTCGTAGAATTAATGAGAACGCGATTGCGGTAATTTTTTCTTGACTAAATTCCCTATTTTTTTGGTCCATTGAGGCCCATTGGTTTATGGGATACACAATTGGAGGTAACCCCTCATCCCTTAACCCCCCACACCCCTCCCTGATGTTGGTGTGATTTGATCCTGGGCCTCTTGTACGAAGAAAAGGTACTTCACTAGCTTAGTGTCTTAAAGCTTTCGGAGTTTCGCCTTCTACTTAGGTAGTAAAAAGGTGGACTTAAATTGGTCATAGTTCTTGAGTTCAAGTCTTATTAAttgagaatattaaaaaaaaggatttcTTAGTTCATGTCGAGAATCAACTTTGGGTTCTACCATGTAAAGCTGCCTTCCTTGAAAAACTGACTCAGATATTTTTTCTGGTTCCTTTCTGCTATTGAGAATAATCGGCGCAGTAGTTGCATCAACAATGTTGAAGCATCATGATTGTCAAATGAATTGTTTTTTAGCCAATAAGTTCGAATACAAAGCCTCCATTTATTGCCTAGTGGCTTGACTAGTGAAGAAGAAACCATGGGAATGCTTTGAATTTCTGCCTGAAAATTGGGAGAGCTGTTTTACTtaagagtttgtttgttttatttactCATAAGTACATCCATGAAAGTGTGGAACTTGTATACTTTGACAGATTGATTTCTCTAACTTGTATATTTCTGAATTATTACAACCTTACCTCTTCTGTGTGTTCTGATCTTATTTTCCACCAGGTTCCCCAACAAAAGAATGACTCTGATTGTGGTCTCTTTGTTCTTTTCTTCATGGAGCGCTTCATTGAAGGGGCCCCTGAAAGgctgaaaaagaaagatttagCAATGGTACAGTTTTTGATTTTGGAAAATGAATGCTAAAAATTCTTTCTTCTTATGGTTAGTTTCATGAAATGGTTTCCTtggtttatatattttcattctcaGTTTGGCAAGCAGTGGTTCAAACCGGAGGAGGCCTCGGGTTTGAGGGCAAAAATCCGGAAGATACTTGTAAATGAATTTCACAAACCATGTGTGGTTGACCATATCTCAGAATCTTTTCCTTTGTCTACTAGCGAGGGGAATGATTCTGACTGAAT
This window encodes:
- the LOC132177661 gene encoding ubiquitin-like-specific protease 1D isoform X3, with the translated sequence MEESTYCGTTDAFDKELSVLNHCDSRKMTNKGKLSQRERRKGRSSRQWSSQCPSNISKHVFSNSDKKGRASSTYSLRQIGENLSSCFTDKKDAFQVVHPNRSRPKKEQTIVLIDEDESQILEMTEQEDKLAESMKGAKITYPSRDDPESIEICYADVDCLAPEGFLTSTIMNFYIRYIQQQASPTNRAICDYHVFNTYFYKKLTEAVSYKGNDKENFFVKFRRWWKGVNIFQKAYVLIPIHEDLHWSLVIICIPNKEDESGPIILHLDSLRLHSSQSIFQNIKCFLKEEWNYLGQEVTPSDLPIADHIWKQLPRRINENAIAVPQQKNDSDCGLFVLFFMERFIEGAPERLKKKDLAMFGKQWFKPEEASGLRAKIRKILVNEFHKPCVVDHISESFPLSTSEGNDSD